One Vitis riparia cultivar Riparia Gloire de Montpellier isolate 1030 chromosome 4, EGFV_Vit.rip_1.0, whole genome shotgun sequence genomic window carries:
- the LOC117913265 gene encoding uncharacterized protein LOC117913265 gives MTFNISLFFINTGHLSCERISERGRVIATVCSSPCPSRRHVHLRSSLPIITAGQTSSIRNARTRGAKSSSPSSRKRASASACQASTSEPPRPEVASLLKSTPKKRQPSRHYRRLRERYLTRSGGRPLQKRARVESSEPIDLTGQSLVPSLEPSPVPFPAPPAKPQASQPPLSEPQIPSRTAPEVIIRLHDHSTTN, from the coding sequence ATGACCTTTAATATTtcgttattttttataaataccggtcatttgagTTGTGAAAGGATTTCAGAAAGGGGAAGAGTCATAGCAACCGTCTGTTCGTCTCCTTGCCCGAGCCGACGCCACGTGCACCTCCGGTCATCCCTTCCGATCATCACCGCCGGCCAAACCTCGTCAATTCGTAATGCACGAACCAGAGGAGCCAAGTCTTCCTCTCCTTCTAGCCGAAAGCGAGCGTCCGCGAGCGCCTGTCAAGCCTCTACCTCTGAGCCTCCACGGCCAGAAGTTGCTTCCCTCCTGAAGTCCACACCAAAGAAACGCCAGCCAAGCCGACATTACAGACGCCTCCGCGAGCGTTATCTCACCAGGTCAGGGGGTCGTCCCTTGCAAAAAAGAGCCAGGGTTGAAAGCTCAGAGCCCATCGACTTAACAGGGCAGTCCCTTGTTCCCTCTCTAGAGCCTTCTCCGGTGCCATTTCCGGCACCGCCGGCGAAACCTCAAGCAAGTCAGCCGCCACTTTCTGAGCCCCAAATTCCGTCTAGGACAGCTCCTGAAGTGATAATCAGGCTCCATGATCACTcaaccaccaattga